One window from the genome of Leptospira broomii serovar Hurstbridge str. 5399 encodes:
- a CDS encoding flagellar protein FlgN: MTLQKEEWLERIYSLFKEEIRLYSEILELEIEKTAAVTKADGKSLEKIAKNTYELIVHASELERVRMSAMEEVHQSGSINSVQDITPLTLTDFLNKLDRESGHRLKHLGTQLKDTVHKLKERIKANDRLIRTRQEFLQVTIEAMRENVKSGEVSTYEDDSPVTVRTPRKRSSVLVNASA, translated from the coding sequence ATGACGTTACAAAAAGAGGAATGGTTGGAACGGATTTATTCCTTATTTAAGGAAGAGATTCGCTTATACTCCGAAATCCTGGAGTTAGAAATAGAAAAGACCGCGGCAGTGACGAAAGCCGACGGAAAGTCGCTTGAAAAAATCGCGAAGAATACTTACGAACTGATCGTTCACGCAAGCGAGCTTGAGAGAGTTCGAATGAGTGCGATGGAAGAAGTACATCAATCAGGTAGTATTAATTCCGTTCAAGACATTACCCCTCTGACCCTAACCGATTTTCTTAATAAACTCGATCGTGAATCAGGTCATAGGCTAAAGCATTTAGGGACGCAATTAAAAGATACCGTACACAAATTGAAGGAGCGAATTAAGGCCAACGATCGCTTAATCCGCACTCGACAGGAATTCCTACAAGTTACGATCGAAGCGATGAGAGAGAACGTAAAAAGCGGCGAAGTTTCCACATACGAGGACGATAGCCCTGTCACTGTAAGAACTCCGCGCAAACGTTCTTCGGTTTTAGTAAACGCCTCCGCATAA